The Sebaldella sp. S0638 genomic interval TTATGACGGGAATGTCATTATGCAGAATTTCTATGAAACTAAAAAAAAGAAAAGTATACTCATATTTAGCAATAATTTATATTATTTTCTTAACATATTTTATGAATAATATTCCAGCTGGATTGCCTTATATTGGAAACTATATTACAGCTACTTTTATTCCTCTTATTATATTTCTAAGTAATGATACTGGTTTTTTCAGTAAAGTTCTTGATAATAAGTTATTTATTTTTTTAGGAAGTATTAGTTATTCTATTTATATTTTTCATATTCCTGTCCAAAATGGATTTTCAAAATTTTTCCCGAAATTAGATAGCGGATATTTTATATTTTATCTTATTTTAGTTATTATATGGAGCATTATAATGACTTTCTCTAATAAAAAAATCTCATTGATTTTTAAAGGTAAACAAACAATTTAATTTTTTTATATCAGCAGAACACCCTATAATAGTGTTCTACTGATATAAAGTTCTGATAACAGTGTTCTTATTAATTTTAGTTTCAGAATATTATTCTGAACCTTTTTACTTATCGTAAAATTTCTCATTTATATACTCCATCTCAGTGGCAGTTTTGATAAAACCGAATTTCTCATATACAGGCTCTCCGTCTTTGCTAGCATGAAGTGTGAGCTTGGAGCAATTTCTTGCCAAACCTTCATTTACAACCAATTCAAACAGTTTTTTCGCAATTCCCTGTTTTCTGTATTCCGGAAAAACAAAGACATTGGATATATAGCCGAGTTTGCCGTTCAGATAGTGTACAGCCGGAAGTATATCATAAAAAGCTATGGCGCTTGTCCCCACTATTTTGTTATCTTTTTCAGCTACAAAGCCTGTGAAAGTTTCTGTTTCCATGAATTCATGCAGATATTTTTCTACTTCTTTATTTACGTTATCCTTATTTTTCAAGTGATTTTCCCCGTCATATTCCTCAAGGAAAATACTTCTTATTCTTACTAGTTCGCTTATATCTGATTTTTCTGCTTTTCTGTAAGATATCATTTATATTTCTCCTTTTATTTATAATACTTCCTTTAAACTAATAAAATTTACACTTATTTATTTTTCTTTTCTAATTTATAAAAAACTTGTGAATTTGCTGATATTGGCAGCCATTTCAAAGGAGATTTTATTTTTCCCACTATTTTAAAGTGTTTTTTAAATAATCCCTCCAGTTTTTTATGATTAAATCCTAAATGAGTTGATATATATCCATCTTCATTTCGTATTTCCGGAATATCTCTGGCAAATGCTGCTTTCAGTATATTTTTTATATACTTAAAATCTAATTTGGTGTATTTTATTCTGATAACATTCTTTATTAAACTTGGAAAATAAATCTCT includes:
- a CDS encoding GNAT family N-acetyltransferase, which gives rise to MISYRKAEKSDISELVRIRSIFLEEYDGENHLKNKDNVNKEVEKYLHEFMETETFTGFVAEKDNKIVGTSAIAFYDILPAVHYLNGKLGYISNVFVFPEYRKQGIAKKLFELVVNEGLARNCSKLTLHASKDGEPVYEKFGFIKTATEMEYINEKFYDK